One genomic window of Acidovorax radicis includes the following:
- a CDS encoding response regulator transcription factor — MSLIPKKGTVYVVDDDEAVRDSLQWLLEGKDYRVRCFDSAETFLSRYDPREVACLIVDIRMGGMTGLELQDRLIERKSPLPIVFITGHGDVPMAVNTMKKGALDFIQKPFDEEELVGLVERMLDRAREAFTGSQQAASRDALLSKLTSREAQVLERIVAGRLNKQIADDLGISIKTVEAHRANIMEKLNANTVADLLKIALGQNAPKA, encoded by the coding sequence ATGAGCTTGATTCCGAAAAAAGGCACTGTTTACGTCGTAGACGATGACGAGGCAGTTCGCGATTCCCTGCAGTGGCTGCTCGAAGGCAAGGACTACCGGGTGCGTTGCTTTGATTCGGCCGAAACATTTCTCTCGCGCTACGACCCCCGCGAAGTGGCCTGCCTGATCGTGGACATCCGCATGGGCGGCATGACGGGGCTGGAGCTGCAAGACCGCCTGATCGAGCGCAAATCGCCGCTGCCTATCGTCTTCATCACCGGCCATGGCGATGTGCCGATGGCGGTGAACACCATGAAAAAAGGCGCGCTGGACTTTATCCAGAAGCCTTTTGACGAAGAAGAACTGGTTGGCCTTGTCGAGCGCATGCTCGACCGCGCGCGCGAGGCCTTCACTGGCTCTCAGCAGGCCGCCAGCCGCGATGCACTGCTCTCCAAGCTCACCAGCCGTGAAGCCCAGGTGCTTGAACGCATCGTGGCGGGCCGTCTGAACAAACAGATCGCTGACGACCTGGGTATCAGCATCAAAACCGTGGAGGCGCACCGCGCCAACATCATGGAAAAGCTCAATGCCAACACCGTGGCCGACCTGCTCAAGATCGCCCTCGGTCAGAACGCACCCAAAGCGTAA
- the folD gene encoding bifunctional methylenetetrahydrofolate dehydrogenase/methenyltetrahydrofolate cyclohydrolase FolD, protein MTAQLIDGNALSRQLRAEVTRRAAALKARGTTPGLAVILVGDSPASQVYVRNKVKACEDSGLHSVLEKYEADMTEAALLARVEALNNDPSIHGILVQLPLPQHIDAQKVIEAISPAKDVDGFHIASAGALMTGMPGFWPCTPYGCMKMLESIGYDLKGKHAVVIGRSNIVGKPMALMLLGKNATVTICHSATHNLKAQTLQADVIVAAVGKRNVLTADMVKPGAVVIDVGMNRNDEGKLCGDVDFDGVKEVAGWITPVPGGVGPMTITMLLVNTLEAAERTAAR, encoded by the coding sequence ATGACAGCGCAACTCATCGACGGCAACGCCCTTTCCCGCCAACTGCGTGCCGAAGTCACGCGGCGGGCCGCCGCCCTCAAGGCTCGCGGCACCACGCCGGGGCTGGCGGTCATTCTTGTGGGCGATAGCCCTGCCAGCCAGGTCTACGTGCGCAACAAGGTCAAGGCCTGCGAAGACAGCGGCCTGCATTCGGTGCTTGAAAAATACGAGGCCGACATGACCGAGGCCGCGCTGCTGGCCCGTGTGGAGGCGCTCAACAACGACCCGTCCATCCACGGCATCCTGGTGCAACTCCCGCTGCCCCAGCACATCGATGCCCAGAAGGTGATCGAGGCCATCTCGCCCGCCAAGGACGTGGACGGCTTTCACATCGCCAGCGCAGGCGCCCTGATGACCGGCATGCCCGGGTTCTGGCCCTGCACGCCCTACGGCTGCATGAAGATGCTCGAGAGCATCGGCTACGACCTCAAAGGCAAGCACGCGGTGGTCATCGGGCGCAGCAATATCGTGGGCAAGCCCATGGCGCTGATGCTGCTGGGCAAAAATGCCACCGTCACCATCTGCCACAGCGCCACACACAACCTCAAGGCACAGACGCTGCAGGCCGACGTGATCGTGGCCGCCGTGGGCAAACGCAATGTACTGACCGCCGACATGGTCAAACCCGGTGCGGTGGTCATTGACGTGGGCATGAACCGCAACGACGAAGGCAAACTGTGCGGCGACGTGGATTTTGACGGCGTCAAAGAGGTGGCGGGCTGGATCACCCCCGTTCCGGGCGGGGTGGGCCCCATGACGATTACCATGCTGCTGGTGAACACCCTCGAGGCCGCCGAACGCACGGCAGCACGCTGA
- a CDS encoding M3 family metallopeptidase — protein sequence MSNPLLDFTDLPAFDRITPENVAPAMDVLLERASQALETVTAASFPARWDEIAKVLDVATEELGRAWGAVSHLNSVADTPELRAAYNAALPRVTEFWTRLGADERLYAKYKAIDPASLTSEQRQAHLNAVRNFVLSGAELTGTAKERFAQIQEKQAELSQKFSENALDATDAYAYYASAEELDGVPADVQQAALAAAQAEGKSGYKLTLKMPCYLPVMQFATRSDLREKLYRAYATRASDQAEGEGKKFDNTPLISEILALRREEAQLLGYANFGEVSVVPKMAKSPAEVIHFLRDLAHRARPYAEKDIADLRAFAAEHLGLNDPQAWDWPFIAEKLKEARYAFSEQELKRYFTAPKVLAGLFKIIETLFEVSIRRDSALVWNPAVEFYRIERGDTLVGQFYLDQPARTGKRGGAWMDDVRTRWKRPDTGVLQTPVAHLVCNFAGGVDGKPPLLTHDDVITLFHEFGHGLHHMLTQVNERDVSGIGGVEWDAVELPSQFMENFCWEWDVLENMTAHVETGAPLPRALFDKMIAAKNFQSGMQTLRQIEFSLFDMLLHTEHDPADDFMPLLAQVRSEVSVLPPPAFSRTAHTFSHIFAGGYAAGYYSYKWAEVLSADAYAAFEETAGSNGLPSTETGRRYREAILEAGGSRPAMESFKAFRGREPTLDALLRHQGMAKDLHA from the coding sequence ATGAGCAACCCCCTTCTCGACTTCACCGACCTTCCCGCGTTTGATCGCATTACGCCTGAGAACGTCGCGCCCGCCATGGACGTGCTCCTTGAGCGCGCCAGCCAGGCGCTGGAGACTGTCACGGCGGCCTCGTTCCCTGCGCGCTGGGATGAAATCGCCAAGGTTCTGGACGTTGCCACCGAAGAACTGGGCCGCGCATGGGGCGCCGTGAGCCACTTGAACAGCGTGGCAGACACACCCGAACTGCGTGCTGCCTATAACGCAGCCCTGCCCCGCGTCACGGAGTTCTGGACGCGCCTGGGCGCCGACGAACGCCTGTACGCCAAATACAAGGCCATCGACCCGGCCTCGCTGACCTCCGAACAACGCCAGGCCCATCTGAATGCAGTGCGCAACTTCGTGCTCAGCGGCGCCGAGTTGACAGGCACGGCGAAAGAACGGTTTGCCCAAATCCAGGAGAAACAGGCCGAGTTGAGCCAGAAGTTCAGCGAAAACGCACTGGACGCCACCGATGCCTACGCGTACTACGCCAGCGCCGAAGAGCTCGATGGCGTGCCGGCCGACGTGCAACAAGCCGCACTGGCGGCGGCGCAGGCCGAAGGCAAGTCGGGCTACAAACTCACGCTCAAGATGCCGTGCTATCTGCCCGTGATGCAGTTCGCCACCCGCAGCGACCTGCGCGAAAAGCTGTACCGCGCGTATGCCACCCGAGCCTCTGACCAGGCCGAAGGCGAAGGCAAGAAATTCGACAACACCCCCCTCATTAGTGAGATTCTCGCCCTGCGTCGTGAAGAAGCACAGTTGCTGGGCTATGCCAATTTTGGCGAGGTATCGGTCGTTCCCAAGATGGCCAAATCGCCGGCAGAAGTCATTCACTTCTTGCGCGACCTGGCCCATCGCGCCCGCCCCTATGCAGAAAAGGACATCGCCGATCTGCGCGCATTTGCCGCCGAACATCTGGGCCTGAATGATCCGCAGGCCTGGGACTGGCCTTTCATCGCAGAAAAGCTCAAAGAGGCGCGCTACGCTTTCAGCGAGCAGGAGCTCAAGCGGTATTTCACGGCGCCCAAGGTGTTGGCGGGCCTTTTCAAGATCATCGAGACCCTGTTTGAGGTCTCCATCCGCCGCGACAGCGCCCTTGTATGGAACCCCGCCGTCGAGTTCTACCGCATTGAACGCGGCGACACGCTGGTGGGCCAGTTCTACCTCGACCAACCCGCGCGCACCGGCAAACGTGGCGGCGCCTGGATGGACGACGTCCGAACCCGCTGGAAGCGCCCCGATACCGGCGTATTGCAAACACCAGTGGCACACTTGGTGTGCAATTTTGCCGGCGGCGTGGACGGCAAACCGCCCCTTCTGACCCATGACGACGTGATCACGCTGTTTCACGAGTTCGGGCACGGCCTGCACCACATGCTTACGCAGGTGAACGAGCGCGATGTCTCCGGCATTGGCGGCGTGGAATGGGACGCGGTCGAGCTGCCGAGCCAGTTCATGGAAAACTTCTGCTGGGAATGGGACGTGCTGGAGAACATGACCGCCCATGTGGAAACGGGCGCCCCACTGCCGCGCGCGCTGTTCGACAAGATGATCGCCGCCAAGAATTTCCAAAGCGGCATGCAGACACTGCGCCAGATCGAGTTCTCGCTGTTCGACATGCTGCTGCACACCGAGCACGATCCTGCTGATGATTTCATGCCCCTGCTCGCGCAGGTGCGCAGCGAGGTGTCCGTACTGCCCCCTCCGGCCTTCAGCCGGACGGCGCACACGTTCAGCCATATTTTTGCCGGCGGGTATGCGGCGGGCTATTACAGCTACAAGTGGGCCGAAGTGCTGAGTGCGGATGCCTACGCCGCCTTCGAAGAGACTGCAGGCAGCAACGGTTTGCCCAGCACCGAAACTGGCCGACGCTATCGCGAAGCCATCCTGGAAGCCGGAGGCAGCCGCCCGGCCATGGAATCGTTCAAGGCCTTCCGGGGCCGCGAGCCCACACTGGACGCCTTGTTGCGGCACCAGGGCATGGCCAAAGATCTGCACGCCTGA
- a CDS encoding glutaredoxin family protein translates to MSKPLSTHLLASLLMTLACTSAQAQGVYRIVGPDGKVTFSDRPPADAQAPAAARSGGANAAASNGAALPYELKQIASRFPVTIYTGSDCAPCSSVRTMLSARGIPFTERTVATNEDIAALERLSGSSSLPFGTIGGQQLTGYSDVEWSQYIDAAGYPKQSQLPSSYRQPPATPLVAVKPVAPTAATPPKATAPTRPVPAAPTDGPTQSNPAGIRF, encoded by the coding sequence ATGTCCAAACCCTTGTCCACGCATCTTCTGGCGTCGTTGCTGATGACGCTGGCTTGCACCAGCGCCCAGGCACAGGGCGTTTATCGTATCGTCGGGCCCGACGGCAAAGTGACGTTCTCGGACCGTCCACCCGCAGACGCTCAAGCCCCTGCCGCTGCGCGCTCCGGCGGCGCCAACGCTGCGGCATCCAACGGTGCCGCCCTGCCCTATGAGCTCAAGCAGATCGCCAGCCGCTTCCCTGTCACTATTTACACGGGCAGCGATTGCGCGCCCTGCTCCAGCGTGCGCACGATGCTTTCGGCACGCGGGATTCCGTTCACCGAGCGCACTGTCGCCACCAACGAAGACATTGCGGCGCTTGAGCGGCTGAGCGGTAGCTCCAGCCTGCCTTTTGGCACCATCGGCGGGCAGCAGCTGACGGGCTACTCCGACGTGGAATGGTCACAATACATTGACGCGGCGGGTTACCCAAAACAATCCCAACTGCCCAGCAGCTATCGCCAGCCTCCGGCCACCCCGCTGGTTGCCGTCAAGCCTGTGGCCCCCACAGCTGCCACGCCCCCCAAGGCTACAGCACCCACGCGCCCCGTGCCGGCAGCCCCCACCGACGGGCCCACCCAGAGCAACCCTGCGGGCATTCGGTTCTAA